The following are encoded together in the Candidatus Bandiella woodruffii genome:
- a CDS encoding IS6 family transposase, translating to MEVSHETIRAWCIKFGKRFLDIIKKKQRKVKDKWHLDEMSIKINGKYFILWRAVDEDGYEIDVFLQTRRNKKSAIRFLSRLLQSNPVPRVIVTDKLKSYTKPIKEMCPKTEHRRHKGLNNRVENAHQPTRRKEKCLIKFKSPSGVQQTLSLMGKIRNIFSVDVGRYINSSSKQKEMFFEAKSIWDHAAQSIAAA from the coding sequence ATAGAAGTAAGCCATGAAACGATAAGAGCATGGTGTATTAAATTTGGAAAAAGGTTTTTAGATATAATCAAGAAGAAGCAGAGGAAAGTAAAGGATAAATGGCATTTGGATGAGATGAGCATTAAAATTAACGGTAAATATTTTATTTTGTGGAGAGCTGTAGATGAAGATGGATATGAGATAGATGTCTTCCTACAGACCAGACGTAATAAAAAGTCTGCGATAAGGTTTTTATCAAGATTATTACAATCAAATCCAGTACCCAGAGTAATCGTGACAGATAAATTAAAAAGCTATACCAAACCTATAAAAGAAATGTGCCCTAAAACAGAGCATAGGCGCCATAAAGGATTAAATAATAGGGTTGAAAATGCACACCAACCAACACGCAGGAAAGAGAAATGCCTAATAAAATTCAAATCTCCTTCTGGGGTACAGCAAACTCTTTCTTTGATGGGAAAAATAAGGAACATATTTTCAGTAGATGTGGGCAGGTATATTAACAGTTCTAGCAAGCAAAAAGAAATGTTTTTCGAAGCTAAATCTATTTGGGATCACGCCGCTCAATCCATAGCTGCTGCATAA
- the grxD gene encoding Grx4 family monothiol glutaredoxin, with product MNNNLHEAITQVLNEHEVVLFMKGTPEAPACGFSATVVNILNILKVKFVGINILEDDDLRQAIKDYSDWPTIPQLYIKAQFIGGCDIVREMYESGELQQLI from the coding sequence ATGAATAACAACTTACACGAAGCAATTACACAAGTTCTAAACGAACATGAGGTTGTGTTGTTTATGAAAGGAACGCCTGAAGCTCCTGCTTGCGGATTTTCGGCTACAGTCGTGAATATATTAAACATATTAAAAGTGAAATTCGTCGGCATAAACATTTTGGAAGATGATGATTTGAGGCAGGCCATCAAAGATTATTCAGATTGGCCAACAATTCCACAACTTTACATTAAAGCCCAATTCATAGGTGGGTGTGATATTGTGAGGGAGATGTATGAAAGTGGTGAACTGCAACAGTTGATCTAA
- a CDS encoding IS1 family transposase produces MWTAVDRDRFKTVAFKVGSGDKENYVDLARELGEKYQIRYMCTDGYEVYCHYKIAQIHLQTKSETCLVESFNSSLRDMLARLNRKTKRFSKCSEMLRLSLVLFFNKALALSIYL; encoded by the coding sequence ATATGGACTGCTGTCGATAGGGACAGATTCAAAACTGTTGCGTTTAAAGTAGGTTCAGGTGATAAAGAAAATTACGTAGATTTAGCTCGTGAGCTAGGAGAAAAATACCAAATTCGTTATATGTGTACAGATGGGTATGAGGTCTATTGTCATTATAAAATTGCTCAAATACATCTGCAGACAAAGTCTGAAACTTGTTTGGTTGAGAGCTTCAATTCCTCCTTAAGGGATATGCTTGCTAGATTAAATCGCAAGACTAAACGCTTTAGCAAGTGTTCTGAAATGCTAAGATTATCCCTTGTTTTATTTTTTAACAAAGCTTTAGCTCTTTCTATCTATTTATGA
- the efp gene encoding elongation factor P — protein sequence MKISANDIRIGNVIFHDNRYLVVSKTMHTQPGKGGAYIQVEMKEIKTGTKMNHRFRSSEDVERIKLDQQPHQFLYEEGDGLVLMDQETYEQRTVPQSLLGEQASFLQEGMVVILETHDGEPLVASLPSTAEVVVKECEPVVKGQTSASSYKPAVLENGARIMVPPFINEGDKIVVDIKELKYLERAK from the coding sequence ATGAAAATCAGTGCAAATGATATCAGAATAGGAAACGTTATATTTCATGATAACAGATATTTGGTCGTTTCAAAAACCATGCATACCCAACCTGGCAAAGGAGGGGCTTACATCCAAGTTGAGATGAAAGAAATTAAAACGGGCACAAAAATGAACCACAGGTTCAGAAGCTCAGAAGATGTAGAGAGAATAAAGCTGGACCAACAACCGCATCAATTCCTGTACGAAGAAGGAGATGGGTTGGTTCTGATGGATCAAGAAACATATGAACAAAGAACAGTTCCTCAATCACTGCTTGGTGAGCAGGCATCTTTTTTACAAGAGGGAATGGTTGTGATTTTAGAGACTCATGATGGCGAACCCCTAGTTGCTTCTTTACCGTCCACAGCAGAAGTTGTGGTGAAAGAATGCGAACCTGTTGTGAAAGGACAGACCTCAGCTTCTTCATATAAACCAGCAGTTTTAGAGAATGGTGCAAGAATTATGGTGCCTCCATTCATCAATGAGGGAGATAAAATTGTGGTGGATATTAAGGAATTGAAATATTTGGAAAGGGCAAAGTAG
- a CDS encoding LTA synthase family protein, with protein sequence MVAEYFFWDEFGVRFNFIAVDYLVYQRELVGNIYESYPLIKILVTLVFLVPIFYYVAKSIARKFERFRTSKLFVLNLSLIVVLCLMGAYHFNPKDVIDKKFDGNAYATNLAYNGLDGLFSAFKNNTLDYDKFYLSYDQESVLKNLRQQISSGNAKFLSNDTNDITRIITSTNGNKSKKHNVALIVVESLSAEFMGYFGNREGITPFLDSLVAKSLFFNNFYATGTRTVRGLEAISLSIPPLPGNSILRRPSNENLFSLGYVFEKEGYDNKFIYGGFGYFDNMNYFFANNNFKTIDRTDFAQEEITFSNVWGVSDEDLFNKFIKEADKSHKAKQPFLSLVMTTSNHRPYTYLDGKIDILPGTGRAGAVKYTDYAIKQLMERSKQKPWFDNTIFIIVADHCAGSAGKVHIPVDRYHIPLFIYAPKIIKPKIIDDLASQIDIAPTLLGLLDVEYKSKFFGKDILKFKANRAFISTYQKLGLYSGNTLTVLGPKKFVWSYNIDQANNQKENKVNKTQLFDTVTFYQAASHLLNNGWLKDISK encoded by the coding sequence ATGGTTGCAGAGTACTTCTTTTGGGATGAATTTGGGGTGAGGTTTAATTTCATTGCTGTTGACTATCTGGTTTATCAAAGAGAGCTGGTTGGGAATATATACGAGTCTTATCCTCTCATCAAAATTTTAGTTACATTGGTTTTCCTTGTGCCGATTTTCTATTATGTCGCAAAATCTATAGCCAGGAAGTTTGAACGTTTTAGAACATCAAAACTCTTCGTCTTAAACTTATCATTAATTGTTGTTTTATGTTTAATGGGGGCATATCACTTTAATCCCAAAGATGTGATAGACAAGAAATTTGACGGTAACGCTTATGCAACAAATTTAGCATATAATGGTTTAGATGGGTTGTTTAGTGCATTTAAAAATAATACTTTGGACTATGATAAATTTTACCTCAGTTATGATCAAGAATCTGTATTGAAAAATTTACGCCAACAAATCTCGTCTGGTAATGCCAAGTTTCTTTCCAATGACACAAACGATATTACAAGGATAATCACCTCAACAAATGGTAATAAGTCAAAAAAACACAACGTAGCACTAATTGTTGTGGAAAGCCTCAGTGCAGAGTTCATGGGGTATTTTGGTAATAGGGAAGGGATCACCCCATTTCTTGATAGTTTAGTTGCTAAGAGCTTATTTTTCAATAACTTTTATGCCACTGGGACAAGAACAGTGCGAGGTCTTGAGGCAATTTCATTATCAATCCCGCCCCTTCCAGGTAATTCAATTTTAAGACGTCCTAGCAATGAGAATTTATTCTCTTTGGGATATGTTTTTGAAAAAGAGGGATACGATAACAAATTTATTTATGGTGGTTTTGGGTATTTCGACAACATGAACTACTTTTTTGCGAATAATAATTTTAAAACTATTGATCGCACAGATTTTGCGCAAGAAGAGATAACATTTTCAAATGTTTGGGGAGTAAGCGATGAGGATTTGTTCAATAAATTTATAAAAGAGGCTGATAAATCCCACAAAGCCAAACAACCTTTCCTCTCTTTGGTGATGACAACCTCCAACCACAGGCCATATACATATCTTGATGGTAAAATTGACATTCTACCTGGGACTGGAAGAGCTGGGGCAGTTAAGTATACAGATTATGCAATAAAGCAATTAATGGAGCGCTCAAAACAAAAACCGTGGTTTGATAATACAATCTTTATTATTGTTGCTGACCATTGCGCAGGCAGTGCTGGTAAAGTGCATATACCAGTGGACAGATACCATATTCCGCTGTTTATATATGCACCAAAGATAATCAAGCCAAAAATAATTGATGACTTAGCGAGTCAAATTGACATTGCCCCCACGCTTCTTGGATTACTTGACGTTGAATATAAAAGCAAATTTTTTGGGAAAGATATTTTAAAGTTTAAAGCAAACAGAGCTTTTATTAGTACTTATCAAAAACTTGGCTTATATAGCGGGAATACGTTAACTGTGCTTGGGCCCAAAAAGTTCGTTTGGAGTTATAATATTGACCAAGCCAACAACCAAAAAGAAAATAAAGTGAACAAAACCCAGCTCTTTGACACTGTAACTTTTTATCAAGCGGCTAGCCATTTATTAAACAACGGCTGGCTTAAAGATATAAGCAAATAA
- a CDS encoding BolA/IbaG family iron-sulfur metabolism protein — MPIDHNTLYSAIKSNFPNADLELTDTVGDNNHYELKITTEEFSGLSKIEQHRLVHKVLKEWLGADLHALSIKTYIKKE, encoded by the coding sequence ATGCCAATTGATCATAATACTCTCTATAGCGCAATTAAGAGCAATTTCCCTAACGCCGATCTTGAACTGACGGATACAGTTGGGGACAACAATCACTACGAGCTCAAAATTACAACCGAAGAATTCAGTGGTCTATCAAAAATAGAGCAACATAGGCTTGTCCATAAAGTGTTAAAAGAATGGTTGGGTGCAGACCTACATGCTCTTTCAATAAAAACATACATCAAAAAGGAATAA